In Nocardia asteroides, the following proteins share a genomic window:
- a CDS encoding ArsR/SmtB family transcription factor, with amino-acid sequence MSKSELNLTPVAACATEPVVRDPLTAAEAVELAAVFKALSDPVRLRLLSLVASRAGGEACVCDISDGVEVSQPTISHHLKVLREAGLLTSERRASWVYYRVVPEAFARVSSALIAETSAVGA; translated from the coding sequence ATGTCTAAGTCGGAGCTGAACCTCACGCCGGTCGCGGCGTGCGCGACCGAGCCGGTCGTGCGCGATCCCTTGACCGCGGCCGAGGCCGTCGAACTCGCCGCGGTGTTCAAGGCGCTGTCGGACCCGGTGCGCCTGCGACTGCTGTCACTGGTCGCCAGCCGCGCCGGCGGCGAGGCGTGTGTATGCGATATCTCCGACGGTGTCGAGGTGAGCCAGCCGACGATTTCCCATCACCTCAAGGTGCTGCGCGAGGCCGGGCTGCTGACCAGTGAGCGGCGTGCGTCGTGGGTGTACTACCGCGTCGTTCCCGAAGCGTTCGCCCGCGTGTCGAGCGCGCTGATCGCCGAGACCTCGGCGGTCGGGGCATGA
- the arsB gene encoding ACR3 family arsenite efflux transporter: protein MSATTTTDHPPVVGKLSTLDRFLPLWIGAAMLAGILLGRLIPGLGDTLGAVEIDGVSLPIAIGLLIMMYPVLAKVRYDRLDTVTGDRKLMAASLALNWILGPALMFALAWLFLPDLPEYRTGLIIVGLARCIAMVIIWNDLACGDREAAAVLVALNSVFQVFMFAVLGWFYLSVLPGWLGLEQTHIDTSPWQIAKSVLIFLGIPLVAGYLSRRIGERTKGRAWYESKFLPKIGPWALYGLLFTIVILFALQGKQITSNPWDVARIALPLLVYFAVMWGGGYLLGALMGLGYARTTTLAFTAAGNNFELAIAVAIATYGATSGEALAGVVGPLIEVPVLVALVYVSLALRKRFPDNTVATAPAPVATEDAT from the coding sequence ATGAGCGCGACCACGACCACCGATCACCCGCCCGTCGTCGGGAAGCTGTCCACGCTGGATCGGTTCCTGCCGCTGTGGATCGGCGCGGCCATGCTGGCCGGAATCCTGTTGGGTCGCCTGATCCCCGGGCTCGGTGACACCCTCGGCGCCGTCGAGATCGACGGGGTTTCGCTGCCGATCGCGATCGGGTTGCTGATCATGATGTACCCGGTGCTGGCGAAGGTCCGCTATGACCGCCTCGATACCGTCACCGGTGACCGCAAGCTGATGGCGGCCTCGCTCGCGCTGAACTGGATCCTGGGCCCGGCGCTGATGTTCGCGCTGGCCTGGCTGTTCCTGCCGGATCTGCCCGAGTACCGCACCGGCCTGATCATCGTCGGGTTGGCGCGCTGCATCGCGATGGTGATCATCTGGAACGACCTGGCCTGCGGTGACCGCGAGGCCGCCGCTGTGCTGGTCGCGTTGAACTCGGTGTTCCAGGTGTTCATGTTCGCCGTGCTGGGCTGGTTCTACCTGTCGGTGCTGCCGGGCTGGCTGGGGCTCGAGCAAACCCACATCGACACCTCGCCGTGGCAGATCGCCAAGTCGGTGCTGATCTTCCTCGGTATCCCGCTGGTTGCCGGGTACCTGAGCAGGCGTATCGGCGAGCGGACCAAGGGCCGCGCCTGGTACGAGTCGAAGTTCCTGCCCAAGATCGGGCCGTGGGCGCTGTACGGGCTGCTGTTCACGATCGTGATCCTGTTCGCCCTCCAAGGCAAGCAGATCACCTCCAACCCGTGGGATGTCGCGCGCATCGCGCTGCCGCTGCTGGTGTACTTCGCCGTGATGTGGGGCGGGGGCTACCTGCTCGGCGCGCTGATGGGCCTGGGTTACGCGCGCACCACCACGTTGGCGTTCACCGCCGCGGGCAACAACTTCGAGCTCGCCATCGCCGTCGCGATCGCCACCTACGGCGCCACTTCCGGTGAAGCGCTGGCCGGAGTCGTCGGCCCGCTCATCGAGGTGCCGGTGCTGGTCGCGCTGGTCTACGTCTCGCTCGCGCTGCGTAAACGCTTCCCCGACAACACTGTCGCGACCGCGCCTGCGCCGGTTGCCACTGAGGACGCCACCTGA
- a CDS encoding arsenate reductase ArsC codes for MTDSPVTHAHYHRDDLTLDQRHALKTAATRLQREFEGTFGIETIDRFLHASYDQFAGRATVVNFLPLLAERFARQRLTALARVEGKAHTGKPTVLFLCTHNAGRSQMALGFFTHLAGDNAVAWSGGSEPGDEINPAAVAAMAEVGIDITGEFPKPWTEEILQAADVIITMGCGDACPLYPGHRYEEWQLEDPAGHDVAAVRPIRDDIETRVRHLLAELDIPTH; via the coding sequence ATGACCGACAGCCCGGTTACCCATGCCCACTACCACCGTGACGACCTGACCCTCGATCAGCGCCACGCGCTCAAGACCGCCGCGACGCGGCTACAGCGCGAGTTCGAGGGAACGTTCGGCATCGAGACGATCGACCGTTTCCTGCACGCGTCCTACGACCAGTTCGCCGGTCGCGCCACGGTGGTGAACTTCCTGCCGTTGCTCGCCGAGCGCTTCGCGCGTCAGCGGCTGACCGCGTTGGCCCGCGTCGAAGGCAAGGCCCACACCGGCAAGCCGACGGTGCTGTTCCTGTGTACCCACAACGCCGGACGTTCGCAGATGGCGCTCGGGTTCTTCACTCATCTGGCCGGTGACAACGCGGTGGCCTGGTCGGGTGGTTCCGAACCCGGCGACGAGATCAACCCGGCCGCGGTCGCGGCGATGGCCGAGGTCGGCATCGACATCACCGGCGAGTTCCCCAAGCCGTGGACCGAGGAGATCCTGCAGGCCGCGGACGTGATCATCACGATGGGCTGTGGCGATGCCTGCCCGCTGTACCCGGGTCACCGCTACGAGGAGTGGCAGCTCGAGGATCCGGCCGGCCACGATGTCGCCGCGGTGCGCCCGATCCGCGACGACATCGAGACCCGGGTGCGGCATCTGCTCGCCGAGCTCGACATCCCCACCCACTGA
- a CDS encoding arsenate reductase ArsC, translating into MSTKPSVLFVCVHNAGRSQMAQGFLSHLAGDDIEVRSAGSAPGDALNPAAVEAMAELGIDITAQAPKILTPDAVETSSVVITMGCGDACPYFPGVDYRDWKLEDPAGKGVESVRPIRDEIKKRIEELIAELLPARA; encoded by the coding sequence ATGTCGACCAAGCCCAGCGTGCTCTTCGTCTGCGTCCACAACGCCGGACGTTCCCAGATGGCACAAGGCTTCCTCAGCCACCTCGCCGGTGACGACATCGAGGTCCGCTCCGCCGGGAGCGCCCCCGGGGACGCCCTCAACCCCGCCGCCGTCGAAGCCATGGCCGAACTGGGCATCGACATCACCGCCCAGGCGCCGAAAATCCTCACCCCCGACGCCGTCGAGACCTCCTCGGTGGTGATCACCATGGGCTGCGGTGACGCGTGCCCGTACTTCCCCGGTGTCGACTACCGCGACTGGAAGCTCGAAGATCCCGCGGGCAAGGGCGTGGAATCGGTGCGGCCGATCCGCGACGAGATCAAGAAGCGCATCGAGGAACTGATCGCCGAACTGCTGCCCGCCCGCGCCTGA
- the arsD gene encoding arsenite efflux transporter metallochaperone ArsD produces MSKIEVFEPALCCNTGVCGPDVDQALVNFTADLDWLRGEGGDITRFNMASEPMAFASNDAVRSFLEVAGSQGLPLVLVDGVTALTGRYPTRAEITSWARITQVSPRPQGVALLDIAEDGCSGPGCC; encoded by the coding sequence ATGAGCAAGATCGAGGTATTCGAGCCCGCGTTGTGCTGCAACACCGGTGTCTGCGGCCCCGACGTCGACCAGGCCCTGGTGAACTTCACCGCGGACCTGGACTGGTTGCGCGGCGAGGGCGGCGACATCACCCGGTTCAACATGGCCTCGGAGCCGATGGCGTTCGCGAGCAACGACGCCGTGCGGAGCTTTCTCGAAGTCGCTGGCTCGCAAGGGCTTCCGCTGGTGCTCGTCGACGGGGTGACCGCGCTGACCGGCCGCTATCCGACTCGTGCGGAGATCACCTCGTGGGCGCGCATCACCCAGGTGAGCCCGCGGCCGCAGGGTGTGGCGTTGCTCGATATCGCCGAGGACGGGTGCAGCGGACCCGGGTGCTGCTGA
- the arsA gene encoding arsenical pump-driving ATPase, with protein MQRTRVLLITVDIPAFLTDAPRFVFFTGKGGVGKTSVACASAIALARNGARVLLVSTDPASNIGHVFETTVGASVTAIPAVTGLSALEIDPHQVAAAYRERIIGPVRGLLPAAEIDTITEQLSGSCTTEIASFNEFTALLDPAASELAEFDHIVFDTAPTGHTIRLLQLPGAWTDYLQGSGDASCLGPLSGLDDQRQTYAAAVRALTDPALTRLVLVARAQDAALREVARTFDELTAIGVTAGHLILNAVLPQVDTADELAAAIARREAAAIEAMPRSLARLPCDRITLKPVEMVGVAALDTLFGPSAAATVPAEAPVVDSAPLAALIDELALDGHGLIMCMGKGGVGKTTIAAAIATALAARGHDVHLTTTDPAAHLIDTVGDTPTTVQLSRIDPVEATEDYRRRVLRTRGADLDEQGRAALAEDLLSPCTEEVAVFQAFSRLVHESRRRYVVVDTAPTGHTLLLLDATGAYHREISRNLGTDRNFTTPLMRLQDPDQTKIIVVTAPESTPILESVELCVDLERAGITAWAWVLNNSLAAAHPADGLLRARAAAEVPHIEAVATRYSHRYAIVPMSSAEPTGTRRLTELSGEAVVSSW; from the coding sequence GTGCAGCGGACCCGGGTGCTGCTGATCACCGTGGACATTCCTGCCTTCTTGACCGATGCCCCGCGCTTCGTCTTCTTCACCGGGAAGGGCGGGGTCGGCAAGACCTCGGTCGCATGCGCCTCGGCGATCGCGCTCGCCCGCAACGGTGCCCGGGTGCTGCTGGTCAGCACGGATCCGGCGTCCAACATCGGGCACGTCTTCGAGACGACCGTCGGCGCGTCGGTCACCGCGATCCCCGCGGTGACCGGCCTGTCGGCGTTGGAGATCGATCCGCACCAGGTGGCGGCCGCGTACCGCGAGCGAATCATCGGCCCGGTACGAGGGCTGCTGCCCGCCGCCGAGATCGACACCATCACCGAGCAGTTGTCGGGTTCGTGCACCACCGAGATCGCCTCGTTCAACGAGTTCACCGCGCTGCTCGATCCGGCCGCAAGCGAACTCGCGGAGTTCGACCACATCGTCTTCGACACCGCCCCGACCGGGCACACGATCCGGTTGCTGCAACTACCGGGCGCGTGGACCGACTACCTGCAGGGCAGCGGCGACGCATCGTGTTTGGGTCCGCTGTCGGGATTGGACGACCAACGGCAAACCTACGCGGCCGCCGTGCGCGCGCTGACCGACCCCGCCCTGACGCGACTGGTTCTGGTCGCCCGGGCCCAGGACGCGGCGCTGCGCGAGGTGGCTCGCACCTTCGACGAGCTCACCGCCATCGGTGTCACCGCCGGTCACTTGATCCTGAATGCCGTACTGCCACAGGTTGATACGGCCGACGAATTGGCAGCCGCGATCGCTCGACGCGAAGCAGCGGCGATCGAGGCGATGCCGCGCTCCTTAGCCCGATTGCCATGCGACCGGATCACCCTCAAGCCGGTCGAGATGGTCGGCGTCGCAGCGTTGGACACCTTGTTCGGCCCGTCCGCGGCCGCGACCGTGCCTGCCGAGGCTCCGGTGGTCGACTCGGCTCCGCTGGCGGCGCTGATCGACGAATTGGCCCTGGACGGGCACGGTTTGATCATGTGCATGGGCAAGGGCGGTGTCGGCAAGACGACCATCGCCGCGGCGATCGCGACCGCGCTGGCAGCGCGCGGCCACGATGTCCACCTGACCACGACCGATCCCGCCGCGCATCTGATCGACACCGTCGGCGACACCCCGACCACGGTGCAGCTCTCGCGCATCGACCCCGTCGAGGCGACCGAGGACTACCGCCGGCGAGTGTTGCGCACCCGCGGGGCCGACCTCGACGAGCAGGGACGTGCCGCGCTCGCGGAGGATCTGCTTTCGCCGTGCACCGAAGAAGTCGCAGTGTTCCAGGCCTTTTCGCGCCTGGTTCATGAATCCCGCCGACGCTATGTCGTGGTCGACACCGCCCCGACCGGGCATACCCTGCTGCTGCTCGATGCCACCGGCGCCTATCACCGCGAGATCAGCCGCAACCTCGGCACGGACCGGAATTTCACTACGCCGCTGATGCGGTTGCAGGATCCTGATCAGACGAAGATCATCGTCGTGACGGCACCGGAGTCGACGCCGATCCTCGAATCGGTCGAACTGTGCGTGGATCTGGAACGCGCGGGCATCACCGCCTGGGCCTGGGTATTGAACAACTCGCTCGCTGCCGCCCACCCCGCCGACGGTTTGCTGCGCGCACGGGCTGCGGCCGAAGTGCCCCATATCGAGGCGGTGGCAACGCGATACAGCCACCGATACGCGATCGTGCCGATGTCCAGCGCCGAGCCGACGGGCACCCGCCGGTTGACCGAGCTGTCCGGAGAAGCTGTGGTGTCGAGCTGGTGA
- a CDS encoding MerR family transcriptional regulator codes for MRTGELAAQAGVNAQTLRYYERRGLLARPPRSAAGYRSYPVEAVVTVRFVKRAQDLGFTLDEIEELLQLADGGPADCDAARALAQDRATQLAQRIADLQRMQRSLAELITTCELPRDQRRCPILTSLNEEQRP; via the coding sequence ATGCGAACCGGTGAGCTGGCCGCGCAGGCGGGAGTGAACGCGCAGACCCTGCGCTACTACGAGCGACGCGGCCTGCTGGCACGCCCGCCCCGGTCAGCAGCCGGTTACCGCAGCTATCCCGTCGAAGCGGTCGTGACAGTGCGGTTCGTCAAGCGCGCCCAAGACCTGGGCTTCACGCTCGACGAGATCGAGGAACTGCTTCAGCTGGCCGATGGCGGACCAGCGGACTGCGATGCGGCGCGCGCACTGGCGCAAGACCGGGCCACGCAGCTCGCGCAACGGATCGCCGACCTACAACGCATGCAGCGGTCGCTGGCCGAGTTGATCACGACCTGCGAACTTCCGCGCGACCAACGCCGTTGCCCGATCTTGACTTCACTGAACGAGGAACAACGCCCATGA
- the merB gene encoding organomercurial lyase has translation MRLEILQVADCPNVPVLEERIRRAVADRPVDVEIVHRVIDNAEQAASAGMTGSPTLLVDGRDPFAVDGSVTSVSCRLYPSANGLDGAPSVSALRTALGLDEAEGVSDGDEITACCPSESGAASALDELSSQRDDARPANPVERAVHHAILRGFAERGRPPTAMEISEVVAGQYVSIASVLRRLHETDVIRLNGDGEIASAYPFSGTPTPHRVQIIDGPIVYAMCAVDALGLAAMLDTDVEVSSADPVTHAPITVVIHSQHLTADPATAVVFVGGQANQETTADACCNYLNFFTDRPAAEAWAADHPEVSGLVLDLPQAHDLGNQIFANMLHGVS, from the coding sequence ATGAGACTCGAGATCCTGCAGGTCGCCGACTGCCCGAATGTGCCGGTGCTCGAAGAACGTATCCGACGCGCGGTCGCCGATCGACCGGTCGACGTCGAGATCGTGCATCGCGTCATCGACAACGCCGAACAAGCCGCATCCGCGGGAATGACCGGCTCACCTACTTTGCTGGTCGACGGCCGGGATCCCTTCGCGGTGGACGGTTCGGTGACGAGCGTGTCGTGTCGGTTGTACCCCTCGGCGAATGGGCTCGACGGCGCCCCTTCGGTCTCCGCGCTGCGTACAGCTTTGGGGCTCGACGAGGCCGAGGGGGTGAGCGACGGCGACGAAATCACAGCGTGCTGCCCGTCGGAGTCAGGGGCAGCATCTGCGTTGGACGAGTTGAGTTCTCAGCGTGACGATGCGCGCCCAGCGAATCCTGTCGAGCGTGCGGTCCACCACGCTATCCTGCGAGGCTTCGCGGAACGAGGACGTCCACCTACCGCCATGGAAATTTCCGAAGTGGTTGCAGGACAATATGTTTCCATCGCTTCTGTGTTGCGACGGTTGCACGAGACCGATGTCATTCGCCTCAACGGAGATGGTGAGATCGCGTCGGCCTATCCGTTCTCGGGCACACCGACACCGCACCGCGTCCAGATCATCGACGGACCGATCGTGTACGCCATGTGCGCTGTCGATGCCCTGGGCTTGGCGGCCATGCTCGATACCGATGTCGAAGTCAGCTCCGCCGACCCGGTCACCCACGCACCGATCACCGTCGTCATCCACAGCCAGCACCTGACCGCCGATCCCGCGACTGCCGTGGTGTTCGTCGGAGGGCAAGCGAACCAGGAAACAACGGCTGACGCCTGCTGCAACTACCTGAACTTCTTCACCGACCGGCCAGCCGCCGAGGCATGGGCTGCCGACCACCCCGAGGTCTCCGGCTTGGTCCTGGACCTGCCCCAGGCACACGATCTCGGCAACCAGATCTTCGCGAACATGCTTCACGGGGTCAGCTGA
- a CDS encoding DUF2752 domain-containing protein, protein MLALAVVGVPSTDLHGPLHRIGIMDPACGGTRSVFLFLHGDLTRALHYNPAGPIVVLAAALIVLRTGAGWLTGAGSPWQCRAVRHYWSRPSDCWCWNSTSRPMPTC, encoded by the coding sequence TTGTTGGCGCTGGCGGTGGTCGGGGTGCCGTCGACGGACCTGCACGGCCCGCTGCACCGGATCGGAATCATGGACCCCGCCTGCGGCGGTACCCGCTCGGTGTTTCTGTTCTTGCACGGCGACCTCACCCGAGCGCTGCACTACAACCCGGCCGGACCGATTGTCGTGCTCGCCGCCGCGCTGATCGTCCTGCGGACTGGCGCCGGGTGGCTCACCGGCGCTGGATCGCCGTGGCAGTGCCGCGCCGTGCGGCATTACTGGTCGCGGCCATCGGATTGTTGGTGCTGGAACTCAACCAGCAGGCCAATGCCGACCTGCTGA